The Sandaracinaceae bacterium genome includes the window CCAAGGCCAAGGCGAAGCCGCCCGTCCCGCCGCCGCCCAAGAAGAAGGCGCAGAAGCCAGCGTCGCTGTCGGGCGGCGTCTACTCCGTTCGCCGCCCGTCTTCGTGGAAGGCCATCGCCGCCGCGCTCGAGACCCACAAGGCGCAGAGCGTGCCGCCGCCCGCGAAGACGCCCGCCGGGGCCGGTGCCCGAAGCACGGCGCAGGCCGAGGCTCCGACTGGCCAGGACACGGCGTCGGCGGACGTCGGCGCCACTGACGCTGCGGCCACCAACACTGCGACCACCGACACAGCGGCCACCGACACTGCGACCACCGACACTGCGACCACCGACACTGCAGCTACCCACGCTGCGACCACCGACACAGCGGCCAGCGACGCTGCGGCCGCCGAGGCTGCCACTCCGGACGACGCGATCTCGAAGGCGGCCCACGCCGACGCGGCGCCCAGCGAGGCGAGCCTCGAGGACGCGCCGGTCGATGACGGCGCGGCGGCTGCTCCGGAGGCGGGGCGCGGAGACGACGTCGCGCCCGCGGCGACGGAGATCGAGGCCCCTGCCTCGCCGGCCGAGAGCGCGGACGCACAGGCGGCGGCGCCCCAGACGGGCGGCGACGCAGCCGACACCGTGCTCGACATGCGGGTCGTGCCGCCGGACATGCCCACGCCGATCCTCGGGACGCCCCAGGCCGACCGCCCGGCGGCGTCGAACCGGGGGATGCTCTGGGCCATCGCTGGCGTCGTCCTGCTGGCCGCGCTCGCGGGCGTCGCGGTGCTCGTCTTCGGCTCGGGTGACGATCCCCCGGCCGCCGACGCGAGCGAGCCGCCCTCGGACTCGCCGGAGACACCCGCCCCGGAGGCGACCGCGGCCAGCCCAGACGAGGCGCCTGACGTGGCCTCTCCCGACGAGACCTCGGAGGACGCGGCCGAAGAGACGGCGGAGGCAGCGGACCCGGCGAACGAGGTCGGCGAGACCGACGCCCCGCCGAGTGACGCCACCCGCGAGGAGATGCTCGCGTTCGAGCTCGAGCCGCCGCGCCCGAGCCGGCGGGTGTCGCGCATGTCGCAGGCAGACCGACGCAGGCGCTCCACCCGCGCCAAGCGGCTCGCGCTGAGCGCGTACCGCGACGGGGAGCACGCGGAGTCCGAGCGGCTCTACCGCGAGGCGCTCACCTACAACTCCTGGGACGTGGCCGCGGTCGAAGGCCTCGCGCGCGCCATCGCGCAGCAGGGGCGCTTCCCCGAGGCGCGCGCGTGGGCTCAGCTCGCCGTCGATCGCAACGCACGGAGCGCCCAGGCGTACCGCGTGCTCGGCGACGTGTGGAACCAGGCCGGCTTCGCCGACGACGCGCGCAACGCGTGGCGACGGGGCCTGGTCCTCGACCCGAGCGACCGCTGGCTGCGTCAGCGCCTGAGCGAGCTCGACGAGACCCCGTAGCTGTCTCTCAGTAGACGGGGCCGCCGTCGAGCAGGTAGCGCGCGTTCAGCGCCGCGATGCCGAGCGCCTGCGTGCCGAAGTAGCGGAGGTTTCCGTCGGTGTAGTCGGCCTCGACGCGCGCCTGCACGCGGCGGTCGCGGCGGCCGAGGACGAGCCACTCGTGGAGGCGTCCGCACGCGCCGCAGCTGCCTCCCGGCGCGGGGTAGA containing:
- a CDS encoding tetratricopeptide repeat protein, which produces MAEKDAKDAAGPRKKAPIRKPTLIGMAVMTEDGPIAKLRSEPPPEPAAEETEPEKPAAPEPPAPPKAKAKPPVPPPPKKKAQKPASLSGGVYSVRRPSSWKAIAAALETHKAQSVPPPAKTPAGAGARSTAQAEAPTGQDTASADVGATDAAATNTATTDTAATDTATTDTATTDTAATHAATTDTAASDAAAAEAATPDDAISKAAHADAAPSEASLEDAPVDDGAAAAPEAGRGDDVAPAATEIEAPASPAESADAQAAAPQTGGDAADTVLDMRVVPPDMPTPILGTPQADRPAASNRGMLWAIAGVVLLAALAGVAVLVFGSGDDPPAADASEPPSDSPETPAPEATAASPDEAPDVASPDETSEDAAEETAEAADPANEVGETDAPPSDATREEMLAFELEPPRPSRRVSRMSQADRRRRSTRAKRLALSAYRDGEHAESERLYREALTYNSWDVAAVEGLARAIAQQGRFPEARAWAQLAVDRNARSAQAYRVLGDVWNQAGFADDARNAWRRGLVLDPSDRWLRQRLSELDETP